A DNA window from Mastomys coucha isolate ucsf_1 unplaced genomic scaffold, UCSF_Mcou_1 pScaffold21, whole genome shotgun sequence contains the following coding sequences:
- the LOC116101496 gene encoding pancreatic triacylglycerol lipase, whose amino-acid sequence MMMLWTFAVLLGAVAGREVCFDKLGCFSDDAPWSGTLDRPLKALPWSPSQINTRFLLYTNENPDNYQQITSDASSIRNSNFKTNRKTRIIIHGFIDKGEENWLSNMCKNMFKVESVNCICVDWKGGSRATYTQATQNVRVVGAEVALLANVLQSDLGYSLKDVHLIGHSLGSHVAGEAGKRTFGAIGRITGLDPAEPYFQGTPEEVRLDPTDAQFVDAIHTDAGPIIPNLGFGMSQTVGHLDFFPNGGVEMPGCQKNILSEIVDIDGIWEGTRNFAACNHLRSYKYYTDSIVNPTGFAGFSCSSYNVFSANKCFPCGSGGCPQMGHYADKFPGKTNGLYQRFYLNTGDKSNFSRWRYQVTVTLSGQKVTGHILVSLFGNGGNSKQYEIFKGSLQPGNTHINELDSDVDVGDLQKVKFIWYNNVINPTLPRVGASRITVERNDGRVFNFCSQDTVREDVLLTLSAC is encoded by the exons ATGATGATGCTGTGGACGTTTGCAGTGCTGCTGGGAGCAGTAGCTG GAAGAGAAGTTTGCTTTGACAAACTTGGCTGCTTCAGTGATGATGCCCCGTGGTCAGGAACTCTAGACAGACCCCTGAAAGCACTGCCCTGGAGCCCATCACAGATCAACACCCGCTTTCTCCTGTACACCAACGAGAACCCAGACAACTACCAG CAAATTACTTCAGACGCATCAAGCATCAGAAACtctaatttcaaaacaaacagaaaaacccgTATTATTATCCACGGCTTCATTGACAAGGGAGAAGAAAACTGGCTATCTAACATGTGCAAG AACATGTTCAAAGTGGAGAGTGTGAACTGCATCTGTGTGGACTGGAAAGGAGGTTCCAGAGCTACATATACCCAGGCTACCCAGAACGTCAGAGTCGTGGGGGCAGAGGTGGCATTACTGGCTAACGTTCTGCAG TCCGATCTCGGATACTCACTTAAAGACGTCCACCTTATCGGCCACAGCCTGGGTTCCCACGTTGCTGGGGAGGCTGGAAAGAGGACTTTCGGAGCCATTGGAAGGATCACAG GGTTGGACCCTGCTGAGCCTTACTTCCAGGGCACACCTGAAGAAGTCCGTCTGGACCCCACTGATGCTCAGTTTGTGGATGCAATTCACACAGATGCTGGGCCCATTATCCCCAACTTAG gATTTGGAATGAGCCAGACTGTGGGTCACCTAGATTTCTTTCCAAATGGAGGAGTGGAAATGCCAGGCTGTCAGAAGAACATTCTTTCCGAAATCGTTGACATCGATGGGATCTGGGAAG GAACTCGCAACTTTGCCGCCTGTAATCACTTAAGAAGCTACAAGTATTACACCGACAGCATCGTCAACCCAACTGGCTTTGCTgggttttcctgtagctcttacAATGTTTTTTCTGCA AACAAGTGCTTCCCGTGCGGGAGTGGGGGATGTCCACAGATGGGTCATTACGCTGACAAATTTCCTGGGAAGACAAATGGGCTCTACCAGAGATTTTACCTCAACACTGGAGATAAGAGCAACTTCTCAC GTTGGCGGTACCAGGTGACTGTCACCCTGTCTGGACAGAAGGTCACTGGGCACATTCTAGTTTCTTTGTTTGGAAATGGAGGAAACTCTAAACAGTATGAAATTTTCAA GGGCTCTCTGCAGCCAGGAAATACTCACATCAATGAATTAGACTCTGATGTGGATGTTGGAGATTTGCAGAAGGTTAAATTTATTTGGTACAACAATGTGATCAATCCAACTCTACCCAGAGTGGGAGCTTCAAGGATTACAGTGgaaagaaatgacggcagagt GTTCAACTTCTGTAGTCAAGACACAGTGAGGGAGGATGTTCTGCTCACACTGTCTGCATGTTAG